The sequence below is a genomic window from Nitrospirota bacterium.
CGCCGGCAAAAGAGCCGGATGTGACGGTCTGCCTCGGCGTCAATGACGAGACGCTCGATCCCGCGAAGCACAAGATCATCTCCAACGCCTCGTGCACTACGAACTGTCTCGCCCCGGTGGCGAAGGTGCTCAACAAGGAGTTCGGTGTTCTGAGGGGCCTGATGACGACCGTGCACTCCTACACCAACGACCAGCGGATCCTCGATCTCCCGCACAAGGACCTGCGGAGGGCCCGTGCAGCAGCGCTCTCGATGATCCCGACCACGACAGGGGCTGCAAAGGCGGTCGGCCTCGTGCTGCCCGAGCTCAAGGGCAAGCTCGACGGCTTCGCGATCCGCGTCACCACCCCCAACGTCTCTGTCGTCGATCTCGTCGCCGAGCTGGGCAGGGAGGTCAAGGCCGAGGAGGTCAATGCAGCGATGAAGAAGTGGGCCGACGGACCGATGAAGGGCATCCTCCAGTATGTCGACGCCCCGCTCGTCTCGATCGACTTCAACGGCAATCCCCACTCCTCCATCTTCGACTCGACGCTGACCAAGGTG
It includes:
- the gap gene encoding type I glyceraldehyde-3-phosphate dehydrogenase, whose translation is MAVRVAINGFGRIGRNFFRTCKGIGDIEIVGINDLTDAKTLAHLLKYDSVHGIFNADVAAGDGTLIVDGKEIKVSAERAPENLPWKALKVDIVVESTGLFTDREKAAKHLDAGAKWVIISAPAKEPDVTVCLGVNDETLDPAKHKIISNASCTTNCLAPVAKVLNKEFGVLRGLMTTVHSYTNDQRILDLPHKDLRRARAAALSMIPTTTGAAKAVGLVLPELKGKLDGFAIRVTTPNVSVVDLVAELGREVKAEEVNAAMKKWADGPMKGILQYVDAPLVSIDFNGNPHSSIFDSTLTKVMEGRMVKVISWYDNEWGYSTRLRDLILLISKRS